One Setaria viridis chromosome 5, Setaria_viridis_v4.0, whole genome shotgun sequence genomic region harbors:
- the LOC117858364 gene encoding uncharacterized protein: MTLTRHEAEDRREMEGLRADAVARLSLSSSPESSSSAAAGGDRPSSSSAASRKAMAAEGVFECKTCSRRFASFQALGGHRTSHTRLQARMLSDPAGAAAAAERDRARVHECAVCGLEFSMGQALGGHMRRHRGEAPPASHDGAAQSGQAMPDLNLPPLEDGDGGQDQQQSADRSSEPQLLNLLV, translated from the coding sequence atGACGCTTACGAGGCACGAAGCGGAGGACAGAAGGGAGATGGAGGGGCTCCGGGCGGACGCCGTCGCGCGGCTCTCGCTGTCGTCGTCGCCTGAGTCTTCttcttcggcggcggccggcggcgacaggccgtcgtcgtcgtcggccgcgagcaggaaggccatggcggcggagggcgtGTTCGAGTGCAAGACGTGCAGCAGGCGCTTCGCCTCGTTCCAGGCGCTCGGCGGGCACCGGACCAGCCACACGCGGCTGCAGGCGCGGATGCTCAGCGacccggcgggcgcggcggcggccgccgagagGGACAGGGCGCGGGTGCACGAGTGCGCCGTCTGCGGGCTCGAGTTCTCCATGGGCCAGGCGCTCGGCGGGCACATGCGCCGCCACAGGGGGGAGGCGCCGCCAGCCTCGCACGACGGCGCCGCGCAGTCGGGGCAGGCCATGCCGGACCTCAACTTGCCGCCGTtggaggacggcgacggcggccaagATCAACAACAATCGGCTGATCGGAGCTCGGAGCCTCAGCTGCTCAACCTGCTTGTATAG
- the LOC117855219 gene encoding protein SOSEKI 4 produces the protein MAVVVAGSRARAEQARMQRREQEPRSPDLAAAPPRPPRPRPAVVYYLSRNGHLEHPHFMEVALSSPDGLYLRDVIDRLDALRGKGMARMYSWASKRSYRNGFVWHDLADDDYIHPVVGREYVLKGTERLHPAVPPAPLLDAAAASSSSSGSQETPTSSSSARWEAHAHRKKSAGARGAADGLGEYVVYKGEECAADAATQTEDGGRGHPRRAHAQAAAPQDELSRAETSPPTASTSPETLEALIKADGRVVAAISGSGRARAPSVLMQLISCGSVSVRDARASPVMPRARHHHNLHHHRHRARPPRPPASAAAEVPTYRAKIVEDKEYFSGSIIETAKRSSGDDDTSQDLAVLRRSSSYNADRVIKLELAKEAGDLHDRCIPRKPKAKRDGGYLVISCTAQGNNNKG, from the exons atggcggtggtggtggcgggcagCAGGGCGAGAGCGGAGCAGGCAAGGATGCAGAGGCGGGAGCAGGAGCCGAGGAGCCCCgacttggcggcggcgccgccgaggccacCGCGGCCGAGGCCGGCGGTCGTGTACTACCTGTCGAGGAACGGGCACCTCGAGCACCCGCACTTCATGGAAGTCGCGCTCTCCAGCCCCGACGGCCTCTACCTCCGAG ATGTGATCGACCGGCTCGACGCGCTGCGAGGCAAGGGCATGGCGCGCATGTACTCGTGGGCATCCAAGAG GAGCTACCGGAACGGGTTCGTGTGGCACGACCTGGCGGACGACGACTACATCCACCCGGTGGTCGGCCGGGAGTACGTGCTCAAGGGCACCGAGCGCCTGCACCCGGCGGTGCCGCCGGCCCCGCTGCtcgacgcggccgccgcgtcctcgtcgtcctccggcTCGCAGGAGACGcccacctcctcgtcctccgccaGGTGGGAGGCGCACGCGCACCGGAAGAAgagcgccggcgcgcgcggcgcggccgatGGGCTCGGTGAGTACGTCGTGTACAAGGGTGAGGAGTGCGCCGCGGACGCCGCGACGCAgaccgaggacggcggccgcggaCACCCTAGGCGCGCCCATGCCCAGGCTGCCGCGCCGCAGGACGAGCTGAGCCGGGCGGAGACGTCACCGCCGACGGCGTCGACGAGCCCCGAGACGCTGGAGGCGCTGATCAAGGCGGACGGGCGCGTCGTGGCGGCCATCAGCGGCAGCGGCCGGGCCCGGGCACCCTCCGTGCTCATGCAGCTCATCTCGTGCGGGTCCGTGTCCGTGCGCGACGCGCGTGCTTCCCCGGTGATGCCGCGCGCGCGACACCACCacaacctccaccaccaccgccaccgcgcgcgcccgccccgcccgccggcgtcggcggccgcggaggtgcCGACCTACCGCGCGAAGATCGTGGAGGACAAGGAGTACTTCAGCGGGAGCATCATCGAGACCGCGAAGCGCTCGTCGGGCGACGACGACACGTCCCAGGACCTCGCCGTTCTCCGGCGGTCGTCGTCGTACAACGCAGACAg GGTGATAAAGCTGGAGCTGGCCAAGGAGGCCGGGGACCTGCATGACCGCTGCATCCCGCGGAAGCCCAAGGCCAAGAGAGACGGCGGCTACCTGGTCATCTCCTGCACCGCGCAGGGGAATAATAACAAGGGATGA